The following are encoded together in the Physeter macrocephalus isolate SW-GA unplaced genomic scaffold, ASM283717v5 random_814, whole genome shotgun sequence genome:
- the SNORC gene encoding protein SNORC → RGLWGHTWATQPPSPHLRSGKHRAVPQRPALSAPSQSVNGGGDVPVGPAARAPTPVLGLAAEGPQEPVPTLWNEPAELPSGESPVESTSPAREPAVSGPPAPTATPSPEDSTARERLDQGGGSLGPGAIAAIVIAALLATCVVLALVVVALRKFSAS, encoded by the exons CGGGGGCTCTGGGGCCACACGTGGGCCACTCAGCCTCCGTCGCCTCACCTGCGAAGCGGCAAGCACCGCGCTGTGCCCCAGAGGCCCGCACTCAGCGCCCCTTCCCAGTCGGTCAACGGCGGGGGCGACGTCCCCGTCGGCCCTGCCGCCCGGGCCCCCACACCTGTCCTTGGCCTTGCAGCCGAGGGCCCGCAGGAGCCCGTGCCCACCCTGTGGAACGAGCCCGCCGAGCTGCCGTCGGGAGAAAGCCCCGTGGAGAGCACCAGCCCCGCCCGGGAGCCGGCGGTCAGCGGCCCGCCCGCGCCCACCGCCACGCCGAGCCCCGAGGACAGCACCGCGCGGGAGCGTCTGGACCAGGGCGGCG GCTCGCTGGGGCCCGGCGCCATCGCGGCCATCGTCATCGCCGCCCTGCTGGCCACCTGCGTGGTGCTGGCGCTCGTGGTCGTCGCGCTGAGAAAGTTCTCCGCCTCCTGA